A genome region from Triticum aestivum cultivar Chinese Spring chromosome 2B, IWGSC CS RefSeq v2.1, whole genome shotgun sequence includes the following:
- the LOC123045916 gene encoding psbP domain-containing protein 4, chloroplastic isoform X2, with the protein MHWPLQRQPVEFRCLVLQAMAWRRPSRARWQGGSRGCLALIRMIGWKTYRRPDEKSGGHGVGWSPIIPYSFKVPDGWEETPVSIADLGGTEIDLRFGNPKEGRLSVIVAPTRRFADDLDDATIEKIGTPEKVINAFGPEVIGENVEGKVLSTATAEYSGRTYYQFELEPPHIFITATAAGNRLYLFSVTANGLQWKRHYKDLKQIAESFRVV; encoded by the exons ATGCACTGGCCTCTGCAGCGGCAGCCTGTGGAGTTTCGGTGCTTGGTTTTGCAGGCGATGGCCTGGCGGCGGCCAAGCAGGGCCCGCTGGCAGGGAGGATCCCGGGGCTGTCTGGCCCTGATCAGAATG ATAGGTTGGAAAACATACCGCAGGCCGGACGAAAAGTCTGGCGGCCACGGAGTCGGCTGGAGCCCGATCATCCCGTATAGCTTCAAAGTTCCTGATGGCTGGGAAGAG ACACCAGTGTCGATTGCTGATCTTGGTGGGACGGAGATCGACCTGCGGTTCGGAAACCCCAAGGAGGGCCGATTATCTGTCATCGTAGCGCCCACTCGTAGGTTTGCAG ATGACCTTGACGATGCAACAATCGAGAAGATCGGCACGCCGGAGAAGGTGATCAACGCCTTTGGACCGGAGGTCATCGGCGAGAATGTGGAAGGGAAGGTTCTGTCCACAGCCACAGCTGAGTACTCCGGAAGAACTTACTACCAGTTCGAGCTGGAACCACCTCACATCTTCATCACGGCTACGGCTGCTGGGAATAGACTCTACCTGTTCAGCGTAACTGCAAACG GGCTACAATGGAAGAGGCATTACAAGGATCTGAAGCAAATAGCAGAATCATTCCGCGTAGTCTAG
- the LOC123045916 gene encoding psbP domain-containing protein 4, chloroplastic isoform X1 — MSSLALFSPSSSSSSLFLTKQAHPTKARAPAVVRCGSGPTLSGPHEEEEREGVMVALVGRRNALASAAAACGVSVLGFAGDGLAAAKQGPLAGRIPGLSGPDQNGWKTYRRPDEKSGGHGVGWSPIIPYSFKVPDGWEETPVSIADLGGTEIDLRFGNPKEGRLSVIVAPTRRFADDLDDATIEKIGTPEKVINAFGPEVIGENVEGKVLSTATAEYSGRTYYQFELEPPHIFITATAAGNRLYLFSVTANGLQWKRHYKDLKQIAESFRVV, encoded by the exons ATGAGCAGCTTGGCCCTCTTCTCGccaagctcctcctcctcctctctgttcCTCACAAAGCAGGCCCACCCTACCAAGGCGAGGGCTCCTGCGGTTGTGAGGTGCGGCAGTGGGCCCACCCTGTCAGGACCACATgaagaggaggagagagagggggtgaTGGTGGCCTTGGTAGGGAGGAGAAATGCACTGGCCTCTGCAGCGGCAGCCTGTGGAGTTTCGGTGCTTGGTTTTGCAGGCGATGGCCTGGCGGCGGCCAAGCAGGGCCCGCTGGCAGGGAGGATCCCGGGGCTGTCTGGCCCTGATCAGAATG GTTGGAAAACATACCGCAGGCCGGACGAAAAGTCTGGCGGCCACGGAGTCGGCTGGAGCCCGATCATCCCGTATAGCTTCAAAGTTCCTGATGGCTGGGAAGAG ACACCAGTGTCGATTGCTGATCTTGGTGGGACGGAGATCGACCTGCGGTTCGGAAACCCCAAGGAGGGCCGATTATCTGTCATCGTAGCGCCCACTCGTAGGTTTGCAG ATGACCTTGACGATGCAACAATCGAGAAGATCGGCACGCCGGAGAAGGTGATCAACGCCTTTGGACCGGAGGTCATCGGCGAGAATGTGGAAGGGAAGGTTCTGTCCACAGCCACAGCTGAGTACTCCGGAAGAACTTACTACCAGTTCGAGCTGGAACCACCTCACATCTTCATCACGGCTACGGCTGCTGGGAATAGACTCTACCTGTTCAGCGTAACTGCAAACG GGCTACAATGGAAGAGGCATTACAAGGATCTGAAGCAAATAGCAGAATCATTCCGCGTAGTCTAG
- the LOC123045914 gene encoding O-fucosyltransferase 38 translates to MASRRGAPSLSLRLRRLLRSPISRCACFIVALTVLLVVLSLRQIARVDLPRPDLPHQVPNEQLWGSNGYGYHACVTPIHRYIAPIESDRYMTVRSNGGLNQMRTGICDMIAVARLVNATLVIPQLDKRSFWQDTSTFKDIFNEPGFIKALEGDVHIVSDLPESLQSAPRARKHFTSWSGASYYEDVKELWKDHKVVHIPKSDSRLANNGLPIDIQRLRCRCLYEALRFSDPIEDLGKKLVERLKSRGKFIALHLRYEKDMLAFTGCTYGLSESEADELRIMREKTSHWKLKDINSTEQRSGGNCPLTPGEVGMFLRAMGYTKSTWIYIAAGEIYGGDKYISKLRSYFPNLVSKEVLATKEELEKFKNHASQVAALDYIISVESDVFIPSHSGNMARAVEGHRRFLGHRKTLTPDRRGLVELFGLLEKGELMEGPKLSSLVTKMHKYRQGTPRKRYASLPGSKGRARLRTEESFYENPFPECICLTGKH, encoded by the exons ATGGCGAGCCGCCGCGGAGCGCCTTCGTTATCCCTCCGGCTCCGGCGGCTCCTCCGGTCGCCGATCTCTCGCTGCGCTTGCTTCATAGTCGCATTGACGGTGCTCCTTGTCGTCCTCTCACTTCGCCAGATCGCCCGCGTCGACCTGCCCCGCCCGGACCTGCCCCACCAG GTGCCGAATGAGCAGCTGTGGGGTTCTAATGGCTACGGCTATCATGCTTGTGTCACACCAATCCACAGATATATTG CTCCAATAGAGTCGGACCGCTATATGACTGTTAGAAGTAATGGAGGACTCAACCAAATGCGTACGGGA ATCTGTGATATGATTGCAGTAGCCCGCTTGGTGAATGCAACACTTGTTATTCCTCAGTTAGACAAGCGATCTTTTTGGCAAGATACCAG TACATTTAAAGACATCTTCAATGAGCCTGGTTTTATTAAAGCTCTGGAAGGTGATGTCCATATCGTTAGTGACTTGCCTGAAAGTTTGCAATCTGCTCCAAGAGCTCGGAAGCACTTTACTTCATGGTCTGGTGCGAGCTATTACGAGGATGTGAAAGAACTTTGGAAGGATCACAAG GTAGTTCACATCCCAAAATCTGATTCACGGCTTGCAAACAATGGTCTTCCAATTGATATCCAGAGATTAAGATGCCGCTGTCTTTATGAAGCATTGCGTTTCTCAGATCCAATCGAGGACCTTGGAAAG AAGCTTGTGGAGCGTCTAAAATCACGTGGAAAGTTTATTGCTCTTCATCTACGATATGAAAAAGATATGCTAGCATTCACGGGCTGCACTTATGGTCTGAGTGAATCCGAAGCGGACGAATTGAGAATCATGAG GGAGAAAACAAGCCATTGGAAACTGAAGGACATAAACTCAACAGAACAGAGATCTGGAGGTAATTGTCCATTGACTCCAGGCGAGGTGGGGATGTTTCTACGTGCGATGGGATATACCAAGTCCACGTGGATCTACATTGCAGCTGGTGAAATTTATGGTGGTGATAAGTATATATCAAAATTGAGATCGTACTTTCCAAACTTGGTTAGCAAG GAAGTACTGGCAACAAAAGAAGAGCTTGAGAAGTTTAAGAATCATGCTTCTCAAGTTGCAGCCCTTGACTACATTATTTCAGTGGAAAGTGATGTGTTTATTCCATCACACTCCGGCAATATGGCAAGAGCTGTTGAGGGCCATCGTAGATTTCTGGGTCATCGCAAGACTTTAACTCCTGATAG GAGAGGATTGGTGGAACTCTTTGGCTTACTTGAAAAAGGAGAACTTATGGAAGGTCCTAAGCTGTCCTCACTTGTTACTAAAATGCACAAATACAG gcaaggcaccccaaggaagaGATATGCGTCCTTGCCCGGGAGCAAGGGCAGAGCACGTCTTAGGACTGAGGAATCCTTTTATGAAAACCCATTCCCGGAGTGCATCTGCCTGACTGGGAAGCATTGA
- the LOC123041591 gene encoding probable cysteine desulfurase, whose amino-acid sequence MPSLAKAAASMDHAVEGAMSATLLSLLGVTAKSEKGAAAADDKVEWLRSQLIGKDVEFDTPFGRRALTYADQTASGRSLSYIEDYLVKEVLPFYGNTHTEDSHVGSKTTRLVHKAARYIKRCMGAGPGDALLFCGAGTTAAIKRLQEVIGVALPSVEMRDRLSAQLRAEERWVVFVGPYEHHSNLLSWRRSLAEVVEIGVDADGLVDVAALRRALGSPEYADRPMLGSFSACSNVTGVMTDTREIARVLHHHGAFACFDFAASGPYVKIDMKSGEVDGYDAVFLSPHKFVGGPGTPGILLMNKSLYRLNSQPPSTCGGGTVAYVNGFNEEDTLYYNDIEEREDAGTPPILQKIRASLAFWVKEYVGYDTMDLRERVFSEVAMKRLAHNPNVRVLSNTSVHRLPIFSFLIYPSVIVTKKPFDDFGEPSCDKSLETMRRKQLPLHGRFVTRLLNDLFGIQARGGCACAGPYGHILLDVDDELSLRIRSAVLEGYSGLKPGWTRLSFSYYLSTEEFKFILSAIEFIATYGHRLLPLYKFDWIAGNWNFRKQAVKYHLMREELSLGIEPLKHENEQPKLADKMDKPEVNHKKFESYLESAKKIALSMPDISNQIASIPKGVDPDLVLFHI is encoded by the exons ATGCCGTCTCTGGCGAAAGCTGCGGCGTCCATGGATCACGCGGTGGAGGGCGCCATGAGCGCCACCCTGCTGAGCCTTCTCGGCGTCACGGCCAAGTCGGAGAAGGGCGCGGCGGCAGCGGACGACAAGGTGGAGTGGCTCCGGTCGCAGCTCATCGGCAAGGATGTCGAGTTCGACACGCCGTTCGGGCGCCGCGCGCTGACCTACGCCGACCAGACGGCGTCGGGCCGGAGCCTGAGCTACATCGAGGACTACCTCGTGAAGGAGGTCCTCCCGTTCTACGGGAACACGCACACGGAGGACAGCCACGTCGGGAGCAAGACGACGCGGCTGGTGCACAAGGCGGCGCGCTACATCAAGCGCTGCATGGGCGCCGGCCCCGGCGACGCGCTGCTCTTCTGCGGCGCCGGCACCACGGCGGCCATCAAGCGCCTGCAGGAGGTCATCGGCGTGGCGCTGCCATCCGTCGAGATGCGCGACCGGCTCTCGGCGCAGCTGCGCGCCGAGGAGCGCTGGGTGGTCTTCGTCGGGCCGTACGAGCACCACTCCAACCTTCTGTCGTGGCGGCGGAGCCTGGCGGAGGTGGTCGAGATCGGCGTCGACGCTGACGGACTCGTGGACGTGGCCGCGCTCCGCCGGGCGCTCGGGTCGCCAGAGTACGCGGACCGGCCGATGCTGGGGTCCTTCTCGGCGTGCAGCAACGTCACTGGCGTCATGACGGACACGCGCGAGATCGCCCGCGTTCTGCACCACCACGGCGCGTTCGCGTGCTTCGACTTCGCCGCGAG TGGACCCTATGTCAAGATTGATATGAAGTCTGGTGAAGTCGATGGGTACGACGCCGTTTTCTTGAGCCCTCACAAATTTGTCGGGGGGCCTGGCACGCCGGGCATCCTTTTGATGAACAAATCCCTGTATAGGCTCAATTCTCAGCCTCCATCGACGTGCGGAGGTGGCACAGTGGCCTATGTCAATGGCTTCAATGAGGAG GATACATTGTACTACAACGATATCGAGGAGCGGGAGGATGCTGGCACACCACCGATATTACAAAAGATCCGTGCATCACTTGCATTTTGGGTGAAGGAGTATGTTGGTTATGACACGATGGACCTTCGTGAGCGAGTGTTCTCAGAGGTGGCAATGAAAAGGCTTGCCCATAATCCAAACGTTAGGGTGCTAAGCAACACAAGTGTTCATCGTCTACCAATCTTCTCATTCCTAATCTACCCATCAGTGATAGTGACGAAGAAGCCATTTGATGATTTTGGTGAGCCTAGTTGTGATAAATCATTGGAGACGATGAGACGCAAGCAACTACCCCTCCACGGTCGTTTTGTGACTAGGCTTTTGAACGATCTTTTTGGCATCCAGGCGAGGGGAGGTTGTGCTTGTGCAGGTCCCTATGGTCACATCTTGCTTGATGTCGATGACGAGCTCTCACTTCGCATTCGGTCGGCTGTCCTTGAG GGTTACAGTGGACTGAAGCCAGGATGGACCAGGTTGAGCTTTAGTTACTACCTCTCCACAGAGGAGTTTAAATTCATCCTTTCGGCCATCGAGTTCATAGCGACATACGGACACCGCTTGCTCCCTTTGTACAAATTCGACTGGATCGCTGGCAACTGGAACTTTCGGAAACAGGCAGTCAAGTACCACCTCATGAGGGAGGAATTGTCTCTTGGAATAGAACCATTGAAGCACGAAAATGAACAGCCAAAGCTTGCAGATAAGATGGACAAGCCTGAGGTCAATCATAAGAAGTTCGAGAGCTACTTAGAGAGTGCCAAGAAAATTGCACTATCCATGCCGGATATTAGTAATCAGATTGCTAGCATTCCAAAAGGGGTAGACCCTGACTTAGTTCTTTTCCATATATAG